A single genomic interval of Mustela nigripes isolate SB6536 chromosome 7, MUSNIG.SB6536, whole genome shotgun sequence harbors:
- the LOC132021729 gene encoding uncharacterized LOC128706666 homolog — translation MKNISWIRKNWLLVAGVSFIGVHLGTYFIQRAAKQSVKSQSTGKQESIKE, via the coding sequence ATGAAAAACATCAGCTGGATTAGAAAGAACTGGCTCCTCGTAGCTGGAGTGTCTTTCATAGGCGTCCACCTTGGAACATACTTTATACAGAGGGCTGCAAAGCAATCTGTAAAATCTCAGTCTACAGGCAAACAAGAGAGTATTaaagaatga
- the MKKS gene encoding molecular chaperone MKKS isoform X4 → MSRLEAKKPSLCKSEPLTSEKVRATLCVLKRILTSSYGPSGRLKQVHNGLGGCVCTTSQSSALLSNLPVTHPILKILTTSTKNHVSCFSDCGLFTAILCCNLIENVQRTGLTPTTVIKLNQHLLRLCTNYLKSESCGCRIPVDFSSPQTLLCLVRSIVTRTQPIGSLGSISPSSYGSVKDLCPAKFGFKHFLHLIPNEATICSLLLCNRNDTAWDELKLTCQTALHVLQLTIKEPCVLLGGGCTETHLAAYIRHKTCNEPESILRDDGCTQTELQLLTEAFCRALESVAGSLEHDGGEVLTDMKYGHCWSSQAESPSVVNWPDWLSRCGCGLCNSQEELHWSFLKATQHPIAPQTCLPHEATGSSNNLTLDCFTAKLSGLQVAVETANLILDLSYVIEDKN, encoded by the exons ATGTCTCGTTTAGAAGCTAAAAAGCCATCTTTGTGTAAAAGTGAACCACTGACAAGTGAGAAAGTCAGGGCCACACTTTGTGTCTTGAAAAGAATCCTGACATCGAGCTATGGCCCTTCGGGGAGGCTGAAACAGGTGCACAATGGCCTTGGAGGCTGCGTGTGCACCACCTCACAGTCGTCAGCCCTGCTCTCTAACCTTCCCGTCACCCATCCCATTTTAAAGATCCTGACAACATCCACGAAGAATCATGTTTCGTGCTTCAGTGACTGTGGCTTATTCACAGCCATTCTTTGCTGCAATCTGATTGAAAATGTTCAGAGAACAGGCTTGACACCCACCACTGTTATTAAATTAAACCAGCATCTGTTGCGCCTCTGCACCAATTACCTCAAGTCTGAGTCCTGTGGTTGTCGAATTCCAGTTGACTTTAGCAGTCCTCAGACCCTCCTCTGTTTGGTGCGCAGTATAGTAACAA gaaCACAACCTATTGGTTCCTTAGGCTCAATATCTCCTAGTAGTTACGGAAGTGTGAAAGATTTGTGCCCAGCAAAATTTGGCTTcaaacattttcttcatctaaTTCCTAATGAAGCAACTATCTGCAGCTTGCTGCTCTGCAACAGAAATGACACTGCCTGGGATGAGCTGAAG CTCACGTGTCAAACCGCACTGCACGTTTTGCAGTTAACAATCAAGGAACCATGTGTTTTGTTGGGAGGCGGCTGTACTGAAACTCATTTGGCAGCATATATCAGACACAAG ACTTGTAACGAGCCAGAAAGCATTCTCAGAGACGATGGATGTACTCAAACAGAACTTCAGCTGCTCACTGAAGCATTCTGCCGTGCATTAGAATCTGTCGCTGGCTCTTTAGAACATGATGGAGGTGAAGTTCTTACCGACATGAAGTATGGACACTGTTGGTCCAGTCAGGCAGAGTCTCCCTCTGTTGTTAACTGGCCAGATTGGCTTTCAAGGTGTGGCTGTGGGCTATGCAATAGCCAGGAAGAACTCCACTGGTCGTTCTTGAAGGCTACTCAGCATCCCATCGCACCACAAACCTGCCTTCCACATGAAGCTACAGGCTCATCCAACAACCTGACCTTGGACTGTTTCACTGCTAAGCTTAGTGGCCTGCAGGTGGCTGTGGAGACAGCCAATTTGATTTTGGATCTTTCATATGTCATTGAGGATAAAAACTGA
- the MKKS gene encoding molecular chaperone MKKS isoform X3 yields the protein MSRLEAKKPSLCKSEPLTSEKVRATLCVLKRILTSSYGPSGRLKQVHNGLGGCVCTTSQSSALLSNLPVTHPILKILTTSTKNHVSCFSDCGLFTAILCCNLIENVQRTGLTPTTVIKLNQHLLRLCTNYLKSESCGCRIPVDFSSPQTLLCLVRSIVTSKPACMLTREETDHISALVLKAFLLTIPENTKDRLILGKSIIVPLKGHRVLDSTVFPGILIEVSEVQLMKILPIKKSNAFKVALFCASLSGDLSDTGEGTMVVSSGVSLENAVLEQLLNLGRQLVSDHVDLVMCQKVLHPSLKQFLSMHQVIAIDRVGVALMEPLSKVTGTQPIGSLGSISPSSYGSVKDLCPAKFGFKHFLHLIPNEATICSLLLCNRNDTAWDELKLTCQTALHVLQLTIKEPCVLLGGGCTETHLAAYIRHKGEGEIHTSSPLQLSCLT from the exons ATGTCTCGTTTAGAAGCTAAAAAGCCATCTTTGTGTAAAAGTGAACCACTGACAAGTGAGAAAGTCAGGGCCACACTTTGTGTCTTGAAAAGAATCCTGACATCGAGCTATGGCCCTTCGGGGAGGCTGAAACAGGTGCACAATGGCCTTGGAGGCTGCGTGTGCACCACCTCACAGTCGTCAGCCCTGCTCTCTAACCTTCCCGTCACCCATCCCATTTTAAAGATCCTGACAACATCCACGAAGAATCATGTTTCGTGCTTCAGTGACTGTGGCTTATTCACAGCCATTCTTTGCTGCAATCTGATTGAAAATGTTCAGAGAACAGGCTTGACACCCACCACTGTTATTAAATTAAACCAGCATCTGTTGCGCCTCTGCACCAATTACCTCAAGTCTGAGTCCTGTGGTTGTCGAATTCCAGTTGACTTTAGCAGTCCTCAGACCCTCCTCTGTTTGGTGCGCAGTATAGTAACAAGTAAGCCCGCCTGTATGCTCACCAGAGAGGAAACAGACCATATCAGTGCTTTGGTTCTGAAAGCCTTTTTGCTCACAATTCCAGAAAACACCAAAGACCGCCTCATTTTAGGAAAGAGTATAATTGTGCCTTTAAAGGGTCACAGAGTTCTAGATTCTACTGTATTCCCTGGAATACTTATAGAAGTGTCAGAAGTTCAACTGATGAAGATCTTACCCATCAAAAAATCAAATGCCTTCAAGGTGGCACTCTTTTGTGCTTCTTTATCTGGAGATCTCTCTGATACTGGAGAAGGAACTATGGTGGTCAGTTCCGGGGTCTCTCTTGAAAATGCAGTCCTGGAGCAGTTGCTTAACCTAGGAAGGCAGCTAGTTAGTGATCATGTAGACCTTGTCATGTGCCAAAAAGTTCTACACCCATCTTTGAAACAGTTTCTCAGTATGCACCAGGTAATTGCCATTGATAGAGTTGGAGTGGCTCTGATGGAACCCCTGAGTAAAGTGACAG gaaCACAACCTATTGGTTCCTTAGGCTCAATATCTCCTAGTAGTTACGGAAGTGTGAAAGATTTGTGCCCAGCAAAATTTGGCTTcaaacattttcttcatctaaTTCCTAATGAAGCAACTATCTGCAGCTTGCTGCTCTGCAACAGAAATGACACTGCCTGGGATGAGCTGAAG CTCACGTGTCAAACCGCACTGCACGTTTTGCAGTTAACAATCAAGGAACCATGTGTTTTGTTGGGAGGCGGCTGTACTGAAACTCATTTGGCAGCATATATCAGACACAAG
- the MKKS gene encoding molecular chaperone MKKS isoform X1 — MSRLEAKKPSLCKSEPLTSEKVRATLCVLKRILTSSYGPSGRLKQVHNGLGGCVCTTSQSSALLSNLPVTHPILKILTTSTKNHVSCFSDCGLFTAILCCNLIENVQRTGLTPTTVIKLNQHLLRLCTNYLKSESCGCRIPVDFSSPQTLLCLVRSIVTSKPACMLTREETDHISALVLKAFLLTIPENTKDRLILGKSIIVPLKGHRVLDSTVFPGILIEVSEVQLMKILPIKKSNAFKVALFCASLSGDLSDTGEGTMVVSSGVSLENAVLEQLLNLGRQLVSDHVDLVMCQKVLHPSLKQFLSMHQVIAIDRVGVALMEPLSKVTGTQPIGSLGSISPSSYGSVKDLCPAKFGFKHFLHLIPNEATICSLLLCNRNDTAWDELKLTCQTALHVLQLTIKEPCVLLGGGCTETHLAAYIRHKTCNEPESILRDDGCTQTELQLLTEAFCRALESVAGSLEHDGGEVLTDMKYGHCWSSQAESPSVVNWPDWLSRCGCGLCNSQEELHWSFLKATQHPIAPQTCLPHEATGSSNNLTLDCFTAKLSGLQVAVETANLILDLSYVIEDKN; from the exons ATGTCTCGTTTAGAAGCTAAAAAGCCATCTTTGTGTAAAAGTGAACCACTGACAAGTGAGAAAGTCAGGGCCACACTTTGTGTCTTGAAAAGAATCCTGACATCGAGCTATGGCCCTTCGGGGAGGCTGAAACAGGTGCACAATGGCCTTGGAGGCTGCGTGTGCACCACCTCACAGTCGTCAGCCCTGCTCTCTAACCTTCCCGTCACCCATCCCATTTTAAAGATCCTGACAACATCCACGAAGAATCATGTTTCGTGCTTCAGTGACTGTGGCTTATTCACAGCCATTCTTTGCTGCAATCTGATTGAAAATGTTCAGAGAACAGGCTTGACACCCACCACTGTTATTAAATTAAACCAGCATCTGTTGCGCCTCTGCACCAATTACCTCAAGTCTGAGTCCTGTGGTTGTCGAATTCCAGTTGACTTTAGCAGTCCTCAGACCCTCCTCTGTTTGGTGCGCAGTATAGTAACAAGTAAGCCCGCCTGTATGCTCACCAGAGAGGAAACAGACCATATCAGTGCTTTGGTTCTGAAAGCCTTTTTGCTCACAATTCCAGAAAACACCAAAGACCGCCTCATTTTAGGAAAGAGTATAATTGTGCCTTTAAAGGGTCACAGAGTTCTAGATTCTACTGTATTCCCTGGAATACTTATAGAAGTGTCAGAAGTTCAACTGATGAAGATCTTACCCATCAAAAAATCAAATGCCTTCAAGGTGGCACTCTTTTGTGCTTCTTTATCTGGAGATCTCTCTGATACTGGAGAAGGAACTATGGTGGTCAGTTCCGGGGTCTCTCTTGAAAATGCAGTCCTGGAGCAGTTGCTTAACCTAGGAAGGCAGCTAGTTAGTGATCATGTAGACCTTGTCATGTGCCAAAAAGTTCTACACCCATCTTTGAAACAGTTTCTCAGTATGCACCAGGTAATTGCCATTGATAGAGTTGGAGTGGCTCTGATGGAACCCCTGAGTAAAGTGACAG gaaCACAACCTATTGGTTCCTTAGGCTCAATATCTCCTAGTAGTTACGGAAGTGTGAAAGATTTGTGCCCAGCAAAATTTGGCTTcaaacattttcttcatctaaTTCCTAATGAAGCAACTATCTGCAGCTTGCTGCTCTGCAACAGAAATGACACTGCCTGGGATGAGCTGAAG CTCACGTGTCAAACCGCACTGCACGTTTTGCAGTTAACAATCAAGGAACCATGTGTTTTGTTGGGAGGCGGCTGTACTGAAACTCATTTGGCAGCATATATCAGACACAAG ACTTGTAACGAGCCAGAAAGCATTCTCAGAGACGATGGATGTACTCAAACAGAACTTCAGCTGCTCACTGAAGCATTCTGCCGTGCATTAGAATCTGTCGCTGGCTCTTTAGAACATGATGGAGGTGAAGTTCTTACCGACATGAAGTATGGACACTGTTGGTCCAGTCAGGCAGAGTCTCCCTCTGTTGTTAACTGGCCAGATTGGCTTTCAAGGTGTGGCTGTGGGCTATGCAATAGCCAGGAAGAACTCCACTGGTCGTTCTTGAAGGCTACTCAGCATCCCATCGCACCACAAACCTGCCTTCCACATGAAGCTACAGGCTCATCCAACAACCTGACCTTGGACTGTTTCACTGCTAAGCTTAGTGGCCTGCAGGTGGCTGTGGAGACAGCCAATTTGATTTTGGATCTTTCATATGTCATTGAGGATAAAAACTGA